The DNA region tttttccttataaattcatgatccttttcatatattttcaatgtgggactttgtttgcaaccattACAACCCAGCAAtccccctcaaatgaaggactTCCCCCTAAAACTTATCCACTTGATGTCATCTGGTTCTTGACCCATTATGACTTTCCTACCCCTTGATCCAACTGACCTACTAGAGCTTCCTTATCCCTTGGTCCAActgacttactaggactttcttacCTAGTGACAACTAGGATTTCTTTGCCTGATATTTGATCATCTTGATCCAAATATGGGAGCCCCTACTCCCTTCATCACATGTCAATATTCCACCCACATGGCTCGATTGGACCatgtctcttgtgcacagtcgacaaTTAGTCCTTCTGACAgttgaggctctgataccaattgttaggaccaaaagaatttaaatatttctacaatgatatgatattttccATTTTAGACCAAACcctcattattttatttttaggctctacCTAACAGgtctcatactaatggagatatctttttttttataagtccatcatcatttttcatgtgttttcaatgtgggactttattGCAACCATTGCAACCTAATAGAGATGACATTAAAAAGAGATGAGAGCACACATTAGGGTTCACATTATAATACATTGTTAGTTTGATATGCTTATATCATTCAGTTATTGATTTCTTTTTATTTGTTGAAGAGTGAAAAGATTGCAAGTAAAGGTTGCAAACAAATAATCTATTGGAATTAATCGAAAATATGAATTTATATTTAAGATGCACTTAATGAAGAATATCTTGGGAGTTATGAATAATTTGTCGTAAGTTTTGCAAAGAAAAGATCAAGACATCATAAATGCCATGATTCTTGTAAGATCAAACAAATATCAAATGTAAACCATAAAGATGATGGttgtgatttgttactaaatgaaatttctttattttgtgttaactatGAGGTAGTCACCCTGCATATGGAAGATTTGTTTGTTTTTCATAGGAGATCACGACTAAATATTGAAGGAAGGATAAATATTTACTATCTTGTTGAAACGTTTTATGAAGTGATAGCAACTTCAATAGTTGAACAATAGCTTTAACGAGCATAATACAAAGTTGTTGTTATGTATGACTTATCTTGATCCATTAAATTCTTTCTCTGCTTATGATAAGAGAAAATTATTTCAGTTTACTCAATTTTATTCATCTGATTTTTCTACGAAGGAGTTAAGGCATCATGCGCACCaacttaataattttatttttaatatatgaaATATCAATTAATTCTAGCTAGCGTGCtaaaaagataatttaattgAAGAAATATTTCTTGTTATGCAACTATATCCCTCCAATTTTAGTCATGCTCAATTTTGCTCTAGAATGGTTAGActcaaatcttttcaaaaatctttccttCTCCAAAAATTTCAATGCAAATAAAGAACAAAAAAATtaggcaaaaataaaaaaatatctcttAATAGGTAGAATTTTGTTAGatataaaagttaaaataaacaaatttaaTCAAACTTATTACACagacaattatttttaaaattgtttcaacttattaaattcattttaatttgattaaaatccattcaaaattattatagtaACTATGACATAATTGGTATaataatttgacctaattttaattaaatggaagtgattttgattaaatttaaataattttaattatgatataGTGGTTATAAtagttttgatttaattttaattaaattgaagtgattttgattaagtttaactaattttaatttagttattaaaaaatattttgatctcATAGTAAATTTTGATCCAATTTAAGTAATTTCGTTATATATTTAGTGATAATATCATAATAAGGGTAttgtttgaaataaaaaataaacggcaatgggggtgtttggttgatgggtttgggaatgagggaatggaatgatagtaaaagatagtgtttggattgtgggtttgggaatgattactagatttatgggaatcaaccaaacccatataatttgatgagtttcattttcattcctattcctattccaccctactatcaaactcatacccataataaatcccatcatttaaccaaacgcccctgacaatttttttatttaaaaaaagctCTTTTAATGAAAATTATAATGATTTTCGCTCCACAATTTTGCTATGATTTCTTTCCGTTTAGAAATCGCAATCTATCCGTCAAAGGAAACAGCATGAAGAGGtgttttataataataataataataataataataaactcgaaattttccttatttttttaaaaaattattatcttgTAACAATTCCTTCTTAACCACTGCTCGCCCAGCGCATTGACTTCCTGGTGGCGATTGAAGGCGGGGCTTCGATCGCCCGAACCCTAACGGCGCATTTCGACCTTCGCAAAATTGTTTGCTGCCATGGCGATCCTATACGCGGTGGTGGCGAGGAAAACGCTGGTGCTGGCGGAGTTTTCCGCCGTCACCGGCAACGTCGGCGCCATCGCCCGCCGGATCCTCGAGAATCTGGCGCCGGAGTCCGATTCCAGGCTCTGCTTCTCCCAGGATCGCTACATATTTCACGTCCTCAGGGCTGATGCGATCACCTTCCTCTGCATGGCCAACGAAACGTTTGGGAGTGCGTCCGAGCTTCCTGCTTTTGCTTTCCCCCCTTTACGGTTTTCTTCATTTGGTTTTGGATTTTGTACAAAAGTAGCTCTTTTAATGACCTCGATACTCTACACAATTTAAGGTATTTGTAATTTTAATATCACCTCAGCAGAGACTGTATAGCATGGTTTGTGAACTATTGCTCATGGATTTGTTAGAATGGACATCTAAGTCTATATGCTAAAGGTTTCTTGGAGAACGTAAGCGAGATCTCTAAAGTTTTTATAAGAGTATTCTCTGAAATTGCAAATATGGTAACTGGTGATCAGACATTGGAAGAGTTCCTTAAGAGGAGAACTTTTGTTTTAGAAGAATTGTACTTCCAATGTGTTTTAGCTCAACAATTTCTCTTGCTTCTTTCTGATAGTGGAAGTTTCTTATTGCTAGTGGAAGTAATTGTCTATACATTTCATTTGGAGATGGCACACTACCCAATACACAGATTTCGTATCTATATCTTTGATGGATTACATTATGTAATTTTTCTCATATTGCCCAAGAACTTACTCTTTGTCCTTTATTTATACTCTTTAATAGTTTAATCTAGTTCAACAGGTACATAGTCAAAAACTATTTCTTCTAAATATTACATAATGGATGACTTAACCTATTTATGATTTCTAGTTGAGGAATGTTAGTTTTCCATGTTAACTAGTGTCACAATATCTAAACTTCCAACGATTTCAGTATAATAATTTCTGTGCTGAGTAAATATTTGAAGTATGATATTATCTCACTCCTTTTCTCTTCATGTTTTGATGAGTTGATGTGTTCATTTCATATTACATCACTTTACCATGTCATTCCATGGTGAATACGTTTTCTATTGAAGAGAACAAATTTGTATAGCCCTTGATGATCTTAGGATGGATAACATTGTTCTAAATTATAGTGTTTAACTAACATAGATCAAGTTCATAAAGAGAGGTCTATTAAACACTTTCACATGGTTCCCTTGCAGAATCTGATTTTGCATAAATTAGAAATGTGTTATATCTTTCAGATATACTTTATTTAGTACATAAAAGcttttttactttattttatcAATGTTCCAACTTTTAAGATCTATGATTTCTGTTGATTATTGCTTCAACTAGAGGATTTTTTGATTGCAGGGAGGATTCCTTTTATGTATTTGGAGGATATTCACATGAGATTCATGAGAAACTATGGCAAAGTAGCTCATTCAGCGCTAGCTTATTCAATGAATGATGAATTTTCAAGGGTGCTACATCAGCAAATGGAATTCTTCTCTAGCAATCCAAGCTCTGACACACTTAACCGTGTCCGAGGTGAAGTTAGTGAGGCAAGTTGCAAAAAACCAATGGAGACCTATATTTGTGTGTTTAAATAACTTGTGTCTGTTCCTCTCTTGTGATTCTGTGAGAATTGTAGATATATTATAGTTGATTGTTAAAAGAACAATGAAAATATCGAGATTCTGATTTTCtaggaaattttcaattcttattTTTTGAAAGCGTATCTGCTTCTTGTTTCTCTTTTTGTTCAAAGTCACTTGGCATAGTGAGGTTCTTTACTTGCTAATTGCTCCAATGAATCAATCATCTGTTTCATCTCTAGATGTTGCACAACTTTTGTTCTTCTTGTGCCATAGTCTTTACATAGTAAGATGGTATAGTTGTTTAATCATCAAACAAATGTCTATATATGGCTCCACTATGGTCTTTGGAGTTTGATGCGTGATTGATATTTTAATacttcatattttattttttggagTTACTTGAAACTCATTTATTATATGAAGTTGCAGTTCATTATTCTGTGATGACATTGCTACTAGTTGGCAACTTCTTGATACATTGGTTTTACATGGAGTCGATGTCTTTTTTCAAATGACTTCTATCTTCTTGCtttggtatttttggatttctcACAGGTTTTGGATTGCTATGCTGTTTGAACTTTTGGTTGATTCTTCTACACTATGTTCTTATTTTGACTTATCGACCCAAAATTCACAGATACACACTATAATGGTGGACAATATCGAGAAGATACTGGACAGGGGTGATCGCCTTGCACTTCTTGTGGACAAGACTGCTACCATGCAAGATAGCGCTTTCCATTTCAAGAAGCAATCCAGACGTCTGCGGCAAGCTCTATGGATGAAAAATGCCAAACTTTTGTGAGCATCTCAACCTCTGAtgttatgataattatgaccTAAATTTTAAGAAATTGATTCTTCTATGGCGATAATATCTCAGAGCACGATCTCACTGAATCTTTGGTATCCCTGCAGAGCTGTGTTGACATTTTCAATCATTCTGTTGCTGTACATAATCGTAGCAGCTTGCTGCGGCGGCATCACTCTTCCATCATGCCGGTCAAAATAGGTTTGATCGAATTCCATAGTGGAGAACAATGTCACCGCTGTGTATATTAATTTGCCTTTTTGTTGCAACCTCGAATGAGAACTTGTTAGGTATAGTGAGTAGTTCACATTCCTCTACTGGTTTCCTAATGCACAAAGCCTAGTAAATAAACCAGCTGTTCATCCTGTTCGTGCCTTGATTTCGAATATTGCATATTTATTCCGATCACTTAGTGTAATGAAGATTTGGTTGGTGTATAATCATTCGAAGCTATTTGTTTGGGAGATCTTACATACATTCACTTTGTTATATTGTATCGATTCATTCGATGATATGCCTTTTTCAATCGATGTATGCTTTCTTTGGTGTGACTGGGTAGATCCATTGGCTTGTGGCCGTGAGAGCTCGTCTGCTCGATGTTGGGGGCTATTGGTTTGTTGAAGAGTTTACAATTTATCCTTTGTTTTTCCCTATCCATCCGTTGGGGTGAATGGGGTATTAGTCGCAGTTTGCTTGTCTTATTATATATTTaactgaaaaaataaaataaaaatatatgatgcttagaaataaaatatgtatcttcattttttaattaaaataaaaatttgttaTATAAAACTTATAATTAAGAAGCTAACAATAATGATTAATCTACCCAAACCATTCAGAAGAACGGTGGGTTATCCACACCGGTATTTACAATTCGTTCCGTAGGGTCCTCCAATCACGAAGAAGGTATTCATTCCATGGCCCATTGGAACTCTCCCATCTCGTTCCTCAATTTATTCATCTCGCTCTCTCGATCGCCTCGCGTCACCTCGACTCGACTTCAACAAATTCCAACTGCACACTCTTCGAAGGGAGGCGCAAGATTCGTCGCATCTCGATCTCTCTCGCGCTGATCTCGCACACATTTCTTTCGCCCCAGCTATTCTTCGATCGAGCGTTGCTCGAATTGCTGCCCGCGTTTCTTCTCTATTAGGGTTTGGTCGGGTGCCGAGGGGATGGCGCAGAGCGGGAAGCTGATGCCGAATCTGGACCAGAACAACACCAAGGTCCTCAACCTTACGGTACTGCAGCGCATCGATCCCTTCGTGGAGGAGATCCTTATGACCGCCGCACATGTCACCCTCTACGAGTTCAGCATCGAGCTCAACCAGTGGGTGAGTTGAGATTGACATTCTTCAATCCTTAATTATTCGATTACGTTTCGGCTGTCCTTTGGCTGGCTTATCTCGTCTGATCTAGGGctattttgttttgtttccttCAGAGTCGTAAAGATGTTGAAGGATCCTTTTTCGTCATCAAGAGGTAATTGGGAATCCCGCTTCTGAGATATTTTGTGTTGTTAGTCTTGCTTGCTGTTGAGGTGTTTACTCAAATTGTTCAAAGATACAACATGTTGTTGGATATAAGCAGTTTGATGGGCAGACCATGTAGGAGCTAGCATGGGCGATACCAACAGATCTAAAGGAAGAGAATATGAACATACCTCATACAGCCTAATCGAGAAAAGAATATCTAGGGGAACATGTGTGTGGAGAAGTTGTTTGCTGTTATATGATGGTCCTCCTAGCCTTTAGTTACCCTCAAATGGTGCTAGTACCCTCCAAATGAGAGTTGAGTATCAATTCACTCTCTCAAATCCTCTCAACCAGCCTCACACATCGGGCAATGCCAACGCATACTATAACCTTCCCGTTAGTTCAGGCATTTGTAGATCAACCTCATTTAGCTGCTTATTTTCCTCAATATGTTGCTTGAGGTAGTTAGTTTGATACTTGTCAGCACACATTATTATGGAGCTTCAATCTTAACATCCACTACAGTTGAGGCAACTTCCATGGGCTAGAAGTTGCAACTCTGattccatttttcttttctttcccccTAAATGATGCCCACTTGCAAACGCATGCTTACAACTTGAGATGTTTGTGCCCTGTATGCCCTCTTCCATATAAAAACTAGAACATGACTAATATAATCCAAAGTTCCAGTTGTAGGTTCCATTTACCTCATTTCATTTCTAatcaaccaagtaaaaaattcctATCAAGTTCAATTGGTATCGTATGAAACATTAGACACCCTATTCTTCACGGCTTTCCTAGACAGATTGTGCCAAAATACGCACAATGCGTTGCTTACTTATTAATTGAATTCATCACAACCTTTGATGTGATTGTAGCAATCATGGATAAGCTTTTCCAGGAAATCCAAAAAATCCACCTACACACTTGATACCCCTAAGGTTAAGGTTGGGAAAAGGAAACACACTCATGGACTTGACACAGTAAGACCCATAAAATTAGTTTTGGATTTTAGTGAGTTAATTTGCAAGCTAATTATGATTTGTAAATGAGGCTTGTTCATGTTTTGTAAGTCAAATTGCAATTACAAATTTATAATTAGAATGGAGCAGTTGGTTTAATTTTCTCCCTTCAAGTGCTGATTAAAATTTTGCCTTGTCATAATTTTCCTTGAATTATgaatttggttttttttttaattgataagtataaaaaaaatattatgtatTTGCAGGAATACACAACCCAGATTTCAGTTCATCGTGATGAATAGACGTAACACAGGTTAGAAATCTGCCATGTTAATGTCACATGCTtggagtttattattatttttcttactATTATTTTACATTTTTGGTAGTTTTGTCTTACCACATATGTTATTTATATAATTGTAGTAATGAGAaagtaaatgaaaagtctttTTTGTAGATGTTTTGTTGGTCTCTTGTAAGTTCCTGTGGTTATCTTGGTTCAATATTTCTTTCTAGGTCATGCATAGTTGATTGGTGATATTATTGTGGTTTTTCCAGTGGGGAAGGCATATTAAGCAGAGTAAACAAAATATGGATTGCTTGATGATGTGATTTTGAGTGCTAAGAAATGATGAAGGCATTAGGGTAGAGTAAACAAAGACATGGATTTCTTGATGGTGCAAGTGTGAGTGCTAAGGAATGATGAATGGGTGAGCATCAAGTGAGCTTGTAAATTAGGCAGTGAACAAGGGTTGAACACCCAGTTTTAGCTTATAGATTTGTAGAGAATTATCTACCTTTCTTTTTCACATCTTTGAAAACCAACTCTTGAAGGAGACTGTAGGAAGTACAATATATAAACAAGAAGAAAGTATGGAATTGCCAAGAAGACTGTTTCTTAGCAATTACAAACGTCCACTTCAGCTCAACTCTCCTACACAACAATATCCTGTGACAACAACAACAAGTGTTATTGTTTTTCCTCTATTGTGCTGGATATACAGCCACATCTTCGGTGATCCAAGGACATTTGGATCTCTTTTGATTATTGTAAGAAATACTTTTTACCCTCTGTCCCTAACATTGTTAATCATTATTAATTGTTTAATTGAACTTcctaaaattataaaattgagttccactttattttattttatcagagGGAGATGTTACTGTGAAGAGAGTAAGGATTGCTAGTTTATCCTTCTTGGATTTGTTTAGGCACTCTAACATTTTTGTCCATGCATCTAGAGTCCATATCATTCTTCATTACTGGAATAGGTCGATATGATGTAGTTagctctattttttttaattaattaaagacaGCAAGCCTTGGTTAAATCCAGTAACAGTCATCAATTACACCCTtaacaaaattaattttcaacaatCTAAAAGATCCATGTAGCTTTTTTTTTATTGTCATTGATTGATCACTTATGCACTACTAAGTTCCAAGcttataatcaattaaataagtttatttcATTTGGAAGTATAAGCAGGTTCGAATTTAGCTATCAGCTACTGTTgtaatttgttaattttttagtACATTCCATGCTGAAGTGTGTGCTTATGATTTGATTTGGGTTCTATGCATGAGCTGATTGAAAATACTGAAATGCAAATTAGAAAAACAGTAGGCGAATGATTGTTGTTTTTCTATATTAGAAGATATGGTTTCCTTATTCGTAAAAGTGTTGCACTGTATAAATATCGGAAGCTTAATTGTagtaaaaggtgattacgctcagcGCCTCTCACAGCCCATTCTCAgattatgtgaagggaggtaaatcacggggtcAGTTTATAGCTGACCGCCAAGTAGCTAGGgggtggaaggagtttttctcTGAGGGCATGCGCCCGTCGGAAATTGATCCCTGTCCCATTGTAGCAAATATATCATTCTCTAGCCAACTGGACAACTGTGGGGACAAATATCAGAAGCTAAAGAAAGTACTTCAACAGGTTCAATTGTTTTTATTAACCAAGTGACAGTTTTGATCTTTGTTGTTTGCACCTGATGGTAATTCATTGACTTGAAATTTAGAAATTCAATAATAGTAAGCTCATATATGTATGTATTTGATAATTGATGAATTTTCATCACCAGGTTGCCTTTTTTTTATGTGCTTCTTTTCTTTCAACAGATAATCTGGTTGAGGATCTTTTGGGGGATTTTGAGTATGAAGTCCAGGTTCCATATCTTTTATACCGAAATGCAGCTCAAGAAGTCAATGGCATATGGTTTTACAATTCACCAGATTGTGAAGCAGTGGCAAATCTTTTTAGCAGGTTGGTTTGGGATTTTTGAAGGTGCTTCTAGAATGATTATAATATGaaagttttcttttcttcacttTCGCAGGATTTTCTCATATATTCTATTATATCTTAAAGATATTAAAAATGCAAATTCTAAATGATTTGGTTGAAAGCTATCCTTTATGATTCATAGAACAAGATTGAGATTACTTGGGAGCTATGGCCTTGGCAACTGAGCAAGTCTATAATAAGAACACAAAACACGGACCTGAAAGAAAGACATAAAATGCTGTAATTAAATAATTACAGCAGCGTGTTTTATAGAATTCTTTTtcttcaatatatattttttttccaaatagctGAAAGTTCTGAAAGGATTCAAGCAAATAAAGatatgatgaaaaaaaaatacaaaaggaatcatttaaaaaaaatcattgagtTGGAAGAATATACCAGGGTTAACTGGAATCAGCTTGTGTCATGGATAGGATACATGACTTGCAGTTTTTACTAGTTTAGGGCAACTATGTCTGCATCTGATTGAATTATGATTGTCATTAGCTACTGTCTCTCTACCTTTTTTGGCCATTTGATGTTGACATATTTGCCATATCCAAAAGTAGCTGTGAATTAAATTCCATTATAGCTAATCTAGACAAACTTGCAAGAATTACTGATAATCCACAGAAATAGGATACAATTTGTTTtttcattgtatttatttgtgtattgtacacacacacacacacccctaGGTAGTTTCTTCATCAAGGAGGTAAGAATTTATTATGCATCCGACATGAACTACATtagttattttcatttattatgatTCTTTCTACTGATACAATTCATTTTTATTCAGGATACTGAATGCCTATTCAAAAGTACCTCCAAAACCTAAGGTCTCTTCTAAAAGGTACTTCTATTATCCATTTGTTATTCATTCCTAACAGCACATAAgttcttttattaatttttttttgtctttcagAGTGATGATAATTCTTTTAGCACACTATCAATTACAACATTGAATGCTGCAATTCCTTAACCGTGATTCCTCTAGACTCctttagaatattaattaatatgttCTTTAGGTCATTCCACGCTGAactttttttagtatttttgacAAAATGTTGAACCTTGCTAATTGAATTGTTCCAAGTCTCATGAAAAATTACTAAAAGCAATGATAATTTTGGTGATTAGCAGCCTAACTTTTAATGTTTCTATCAACACAGTCCAGTGGCAGGAAATTTCTGTTGTTGACCGTGGTATTTATTTGTTACTTTCTCATGATGCTAGAGTGTTGCCTAGTATGATGCACAGTTCAAGTGATTCACTGATGTCAACATGTTTTTTGATGGTTGCTAGCATGGATTTCATGATTTGATAAAATCTTAGCTTTTCAGTTTCTTGCATTTGTATAGATGCTGATATTGTTATGTGACTGtttggatgatttttttttcccttcttttcTTGTAACAGCGAATTTGAGGAGCTTGAAGCTGTACCCACTTCATCTGTCATTGAAGGCCCTCTTGAGCCAACAACATCAGCTACACCAACTCCTAGTGTCCCTGATGATGCTTTTATGAACTTTTTCAGTGTATGTGAAAAGTATCTTTTATTATACTCCCTATATGTTAATTCATATTTATAGGGTTCTCAGTGTCTCTTATCTATTTAGATTCCTGTAGATTTTAAGTATTGCGTAACTCAAGATGGAGATAATTTCTGAAATAACCTGTACGTATAATTGTTTTGATTTTTCAGAATGCTATGAACATGGGAAACACATCAAATTCATCAATTAGTGGCCAGCCACCTCTTGCCTCTGCACCAGCTCCGGTTGTTACTCAGGCGGCAAGTCTTATCCCAACTGCATTGCCAACTACTCAGTCCATTCTTGTTCCCTCAGCTTCACCAATTCCTCTAATGCCACCTCTGGAAAACCTTGAATCTTGCAATGG from Zingiber officinale cultivar Zhangliang chromosome 4B, Zo_v1.1, whole genome shotgun sequence includes:
- the LOC121976232 gene encoding mRNA-decapping enzyme-like protein yields the protein MAQSGKLMPNLDQNNTKVLNLTVLQRIDPFVEEILMTAAHVTLYEFSIELNQWSRKDVEGSFFVIKRNTQPRFQFIVMNRRNTDNLVEDLLGDFEYEVQVPYLLYRNAAQEVNGIWFYNSPDCEAVANLFSRILNAYSKVPPKPKVSSKSEFEELEAVPTSSVIEGPLEPTTSATPTPSVPDDAFMNFFSNAMNMGNTSNSSISGQPPLASAPAPVVTQAASLIPTALPTTQSILVPSASPIPLMPPLENLESCNGNSTQATNLVKPSFFSPAVSSALLVPPVSSSVLTAPPFHPPVAMQRPYGTPLLQPFPPPAPSASLTPVPNLAPVITRDKVRDALSRLVQNNDFIDIVYREMLNAHYS
- the LOC121976231 gene encoding vesicle-associated membrane protein 714-like, producing MAILYAVVARKTLVLAEFSAVTGNVGAIARRILENLAPESDSRLCFSQDRYIFHVLRADAITFLCMANETFGRRIPFMYLEDIHMRFMRNYGKVAHSALAYSMNDEFSRVLHQQMEFFSSNPSSDTLNRVRGEVSEIHTIMVDNIEKILDRGDRLALLVDKTATMQDSAFHFKKQSRRLRQALWMKNAKLLAVLTFSIILLLYIIVAACCGGITLPSCRSK